One Triticum dicoccoides isolate Atlit2015 ecotype Zavitan chromosome 5B, WEW_v2.0, whole genome shotgun sequence genomic window carries:
- the LOC119311218 gene encoding protein ROOT PRIMORDIUM DEFECTIVE 1-like → MLRRIAALRPPPPRAVAAALVGGADAGYSSKSTSLPQKQQRVRDHAFDGIMEVQKRVRRFLALHALLLYAATPTAPSGKFSAGGSGAVSVPFSRLGALSRRQLRLAPLDAGNFMLRHPHAFHLFLHPVHRILHARLTPRASAALRLEADAIASLRPGAVLRLRKLLLLAPPHHRLRLEHIRLLRRDFGLPDDFADSIILSNPALFRLTPDGFVEFVPSPDDPPDLTVAAVERSRERHYREHRAPGAGEEDARFAFPTRFPPGFKIGKYFRIAVWKWQRLPYASPYADVSGHDLRSLEAQRRMEKRAVAAVHELLSLTVDKRTTLERLALFRDALGVPKKIKEFLLKYQGIFYISTRGNQGKLHTVFLREAYYKGELLDSNEIHDARRKLEELLLMSREKANLDRMFTSMGRGWDELGGGRRGGAELREKFLGDAGGRKRKVGAGIDDDGADSGEDSGVESLYIE, encoded by the coding sequence ggctactcctccaagtccacctccCTCCCCCAGAAGCAGCAGCGCGTCCGCGACCACGCCTTCGACGGCATCATGGAGGTCCAGAAGCGCGTCCGCCGCTTCCTCGCGCTCCACGCGCTGCTCCTCTACGCCGCCACCCCCACCGCGCCCTCGGGCAAATTCTCCGCCGGGGGCAGCGGCGCGGTCTCCGTGCCCTTCTCCCGCCTCGGCGCCCTCTCGCGCCGCCAGCTCCGCCTCGCGCCCCTCGACGCCGGCAACTTCATGCTGCGCCACCCGCACGCCTTCCACCTCTTCCTCCACCCCGTCCACCGCATCCTCCACGCGCGCCTCACCCCGCGCGCCTCCGCCGCGCTGCGCCTCGAGGCCGACGCCATCGCCTCCTTGCGCCCCGGCGCCGTCCTCCGCCTCCGCAAGCTGCTCCTCCTCGCGCCCCCGCACCACCGCCTCCGCCTAGAGCACATCCGTCTCCTCCGCCGCGACTTCGGCCTCCCCGACGACTTCGCCGACTCCATCATCCTGTCCAATCCCGCCCTGTTCCGCCTCACGCCTGACGGGTTCGTCGAGTTTGTGCCTTCCCCTGACGACCCAcccgacctcaccgtcgccgccgtcgagCGCTCCCGGGAGCGCCACTACCGCGAGCACCGCGCTCCcggcgccggcgaggaggacgcgcgcttCGCGTTCCCCACCCGCTTTCCGCCGGGCTTTAAGATTGGCAAGTATTTCCGCATTGCAGTTTGGAAGTGGCAGCGCCTCCCCTACGCTTCCCCGTATGCGGACGTCTCTGGCCACGACCTGCGCTCACTTGAGGCACAACGCCGCATGGAGAAGCGTGCTGTCGCTGCTGTCCATGAGCTGCTCTCTCTCACAGTCGACAAGCGTACCACGCTAGAGCGTCTCGCGCTCTTCCGCGACGCCCTTGGTGTGCCAAAGAAGATTAAAGAGTTCTTGCTTAAGTATCAGGGGATATTCTACATATCAACAAGAGGAAACCAGGGGAAGCTGCACACTGTGTTCCTCCGGGAGGCATACTATAAAGGGGAGCTTTTAGATTCCAATGAGATACATGACGCAAGGCGGAAGCTGGAGGAGCTGCTCTTGATGAGCCGAGAGAAGGCGAATTTGGATCGTATGTTCACTAGCATGGGTCGTGGATGGGATGagcttggtggtggtcgtcgtggAGGAGCAGAATTGAGGGAGAAGTTTCTTGGGGATGCAGGTGGCAGAAAGAGGAAAGTTGGTGCTGGCATTGATGACGATGGTGCCGATAGTGGGGAGGACTCAGGAGTTGAATCACTCTACATCGAATGA